caaatatttgaaaatacttCAGTCGATCCCTGGCATTGCAGAGAAACAAAGAGATCATTATCTTTACAAACAGctttccccacccacccttttAATGATGTGATAAAGGAAATTAGATGACAAACTGTAGATATAAAAGCTTGGAGTTCACATCATTTGTCGCAGCAGATGTGAAATAATATGCGTGGTACTTTAGAACAATGCTAGCGGCCTGTGGCTGACATTGGTATTTAATTTTATCGACTTCAACAGGTTTAAAGAGATGGGAAAACTTCTTGATGTTACGAGTATCACAGACAAGAGGTTTTACGGTTGTTGAAGCAGTCAAAGCAAGGAGTTAGTCTCAAAATTATACAcgaaggttgttttttttttttttttcaagatgttttGCTTTGCATGAAATGGTGATCGGAAAACTGTAATAACTGCggcagcttaaaaaaaatagtatttgatTTATAAAACAGCAGAGAAAAAGGTTGGGAgtgatatttaatttaaattagaaACGctttaacttaaaatatatgtaGAAACAGGAATTCGAGATGAGTGGCTTGTGATCTCGGATTGTCCCGTTTGCCATCAGCAATGGAAATGAAAAACGGAAGCCAGGTACTAGATAAAAACTTTGTCAGTTGGCCGTCAAACCAAAGACTAGATGTTGGTGATCTTCTGACCACGGAACAGAGACGCCAGACAAACCTGATTTTATCTTGTGGAGTGAGTACACCAGTAGCTTTGATAGGTTTCTTGGGCAACCTAGCCAACCTGGTCATCCTAGCCAAGCAAGGACTAGGCGACAGCGTCAACATCTCCTTGGCAGCGCTGGCCCTGGGCGACCTTGCTTACGTCATAATAGTGTTGTCGTTTAGCTTGATGTGCTTCTCGCCAGACACCGATCCAGTAGTCCAGaacaacaaaggacagcagTATGTGCCCCAGGCCGCCATGCTGCGGATCGCTGTGGCCAGGATCTCTAGTGGGATCATGGCGCTGATAGCCGCAGagcgatgtctgtgtgtgatggtgCCGTTAAAGGTCAAGAGGTTAGTCACGTTCAGGTGCACGACCGTTGCCGTTATCGCCATCTACATCGCGGTGCTGGTGCTGT
This window of the Pomacea canaliculata isolate SZHN2017 linkage group LG4, ASM307304v1, whole genome shotgun sequence genome carries:
- the LOC112562512 gene encoding neurotensin receptor type 2-like; this encodes MEMKNGSQVLDKNFVSWPSNQRLDVGDLLTTEQRRQTNLILSCGVSTPVALIGFLGNLANLVILAKQGLGDSVNISLAALALGDLAYVIIVLSFSLMCFSPDTDPVVQNNKGQQYVPQAAMLRIAVARISSGIMALIAAERCLCVMVPLKVKRLVTFRCTTVAVIAIYIAVLVLFVPVLMMLEVKWFPADGNRTVALAVPTEFYIRNEHFLSTFSDLVISVVLPLSQISLVIVCTLLTVVRLKASSFWRQSMSQANAVIVDEKTSKLSKLLITIAVIYIVCSTPGVIATLVRLFIPEFNLNRQ